One window of the Bartonella bacilliformis KC583 genome contains the following:
- a CDS encoding sensor histidine kinase has translation MAKLDVYNAPTETHSDAKSSAQSCKTRTAHINHLSDSNYKRLLFIEPWLRRFIPFIIITFLIVLAAIRFVLIYDWHNAIDKDTRSKITLLTTHIINIINRDLLSATKKERKAILSHNHLQNILINFQNEGLTNTNTMITIIDQNRNVLASSNPDITLGKPLQDFIPQSTALWTLGKYTGAMQIMIGEEPALASFHETENGQYGVFISEKTHHIYMEWHKVFSLNLILFIGTASIILALLYAYYTQVTRARNTDLISEKIQNRIDMAMMRGRCGLWDWNMASGRIYWSRAMYEMLGYVPQDALLSISQITAIINSTDINFFDLAQELMSGEKKHIDINVPMRHADGHHVWMRIRAEVTEEEEPHLVGISFDISEQHQFVEQTAQADLRIRDAIENISESFVLWDSEGRLVMSNSKFCEYAAIPKQMLQSGIQRATVTAMARPAISEYFLKEDDGTGNLTSIRQTADGFWLKINERRTQDGGLVCIGTDISELKQQQEKFEDSERRLFSFIQELKRARGNAQQRATEVEKLNKSLQAEKERAESANKAKSEFLANISHELRTPLNAILGFSDIMLQSTFGPLGSQRYEEYMRDIHNSGTHLLTLINDILDMSKIEAGRFTLDCKNVDLEPIISEAIRTLTPQAQEKKISITANIAPKLHAELDCRAMRQIFLNLISNAVKFTPSGGSIDICAFQKKNNLIFKIKDTGVGIPQSAIKKLGKPFEQVENQFTKTHTGSGLGLAISRSLLELHKGKLEIASEEENGTTVTITIPIKQN, from the coding sequence ATGGCGAAATTGGACGTGTATAACGCGCCCACGGAAACACACTCTGATGCAAAATCGAGTGCTCAAAGTTGTAAGACGCGAACAGCACATATTAATCATCTTTCTGATTCAAATTATAAAAGACTGTTATTTATTGAGCCTTGGCTGCGACGTTTTATTCCGTTCATTATTATCACGTTTTTGATTGTATTAGCAGCAATCCGCTTCGTGTTAATTTATGATTGGCATAATGCCATTGATAAAGATACGCGCTCTAAAATTACTCTTTTAACCACTCATATCATCAATATAATTAATCGTGATTTACTCTCTGCTACGAAGAAAGAAAGAAAGGCTATTCTTTCTCATAATCATTTGCAAAATATTTTGATAAATTTTCAAAATGAAGGCCTCACCAATACCAACACTATGATCACCATTATAGACCAGAATAGAAACGTTTTAGCCTCATCAAATCCAGATATAACTTTAGGAAAACCTTTACAAGATTTTATCCCTCAAAGCACTGCTTTATGGACTCTTGGAAAATATACTGGTGCAATGCAAATTATGATAGGGGAAGAACCTGCTTTGGCGTCATTTCATGAAACAGAAAATGGCCAATATGGCGTATTCATCAGTGAAAAAACGCACCATATCTACATGGAATGGCATAAAGTCTTTTCATTAAACCTAATTCTATTCATAGGAACTGCCAGTATTATTCTAGCGCTTCTCTATGCTTACTATACTCAAGTTACACGAGCACGCAATACAGATTTGATTTCAGAAAAAATTCAAAACCGCATTGATATGGCAATGATGCGTGGACGCTGTGGACTGTGGGATTGGAACATGGCAAGCGGACGTATTTATTGGTCTCGTGCAATGTATGAAATGCTGGGTTATGTGCCTCAAGATGCCCTGCTATCAATTTCTCAAATCACTGCCATTATCAATTCAACTGATATTAATTTTTTTGATCTTGCTCAAGAATTAATGAGTGGTGAAAAAAAACATATCGATATCAACGTCCCTATGCGTCATGCTGATGGTCATCATGTATGGATGCGTATTCGTGCTGAAGTTACTGAAGAGGAAGAGCCTCACTTAGTCGGTATTTCCTTCGATATTAGCGAACAACATCAATTTGTTGAACAAACAGCACAAGCCGACCTTCGTATCCGTGATGCTATTGAAAATATTTCAGAATCTTTTGTCCTGTGGGATTCAGAGGGGCGTCTGGTTATGTCTAATAGTAAATTTTGCGAATATGCAGCTATTCCTAAACAAATGCTACAATCAGGTATTCAACGTGCAACTGTTACAGCCATGGCTCGCCCTGCTATTAGTGAATATTTTCTCAAAGAAGATGATGGTACTGGTAATTTGACCAGTATTCGACAAACAGCAGATGGTTTCTGGCTTAAAATTAATGAACGACGCACTCAAGATGGAGGGCTTGTGTGCATTGGGACGGATATTTCCGAGCTTAAACAACAACAAGAAAAATTTGAAGATAGCGAAAGACGACTTTTTTCTTTTATTCAAGAACTTAAACGTGCACGAGGAAATGCCCAGCAACGTGCAACAGAAGTTGAAAAACTCAATAAAAGCCTGCAAGCGGAAAAAGAGCGAGCCGAAAGTGCTAACAAAGCCAAATCAGAATTTTTAGCTAATATATCCCATGAATTGCGCACTCCACTTAATGCTATTCTTGGTTTTTCAGATATTATGTTACAATCCACTTTTGGTCCTCTTGGCTCACAACGCTATGAAGAATATATGCGTGATATTCACAATTCGGGAACTCATCTTCTAACACTCATTAATGATATTCTTGATATGTCAAAAATCGAAGCAGGAAGATTTACCCTTGATTGTAAAAATGTTGATCTTGAACCCATCATTAGTGAAGCAATCCGTACACTGACGCCACAAGCACAAGAAAAAAAGATTTCCATTACAGCCAATATTGCACCAAAACTCCACGCAGAACTTGATTGCCGTGCAATGAGACAAATTTTCCTTAATCTCATCTCTAATGCAGTTAAATTCACACCCTCTGGCGGTAGTATTGATATCTGCGCTTTCCAGAAAAAAAATAACCTTATTTTTAAAATTAAAGATACAGGAGTTGGTATTCCTCAATCAGCCATTAAAAAACTTGGAAAACCGTTTGAACAAGTTGAAAATCAATTTACTAAAACCCATACTGGCTCAGGCCTTGGCTTAGCTATCTCCCGTTCTTTACTAGAATTACACAAAGGAAAACTTGAAATCGCCTCTGAGGAAGAGAACGGCACAACTGTAACCATCACAATACCGATTAAACAAAATTAG
- the pepN gene encoding aminopeptidase N, whose protein sequence is MKQPVTPIYRLEDYQPTPYAIPKIQLNFCLEPTKTCVTATLFIEPRNDTKEFTPLILSGDELTLISIFLNGKKLAENAYKSTPSYLEITRPPAAPFTLELITEINPAQNSQLMGLYLSNGVYCTQCEAEGFRRITYFYDRPDVLSTYTVKIEADSQTTPILLSNGNLVETGTLDNNRHFAVWTDPYPKPSYLFALVGGNLDQLKDYFTTASGRRVKLGIYVEKGKAEYAMYAMDALKRSMRWDEECFGREYDLDVFNIVAVSDFNMGAMENKGLNIFNDKYILADPETATDRDYKNIERIIAHEYFHNWTGNRITCRDWFQLCLKEGLTVYRDQEFSSDQNVRSLQRIENIKMLKATQFPEDSGPLAHPVRPRQYSEINNFYTTTVYEKGAEVVRMVHTILGSTLFRKGMDLYFQRHDGQACTIEDFISCFAEVSGQDFSQFMLWYEQAGTPNVEIDSHYNEGILTIHAKQYIPKTPQQNKKSPMLIPIAFGLLGHNGEPLTYEADKNIQSDVMMLSQESQTFTFRGLSEKPILSLLRNFSAPITLHIPFDESELIFLAQNDSNQINRWQSLNYLMTQTLIQAIKDKTLEKIAMPSKLLTLIATIVKDENLEPEFRALCLSLPSEIELAHTLTNNIDPDRIYDVRNQFLASIAHTHQELFATIYAQMQIKEPYSPNTVQTGKRALRNIILDYLSLAENKPDHAITQYEMSDNMTDRIASLNILVQRFNKSKQTQNALSDFETRYKNNPLVMDKWFSIQAIVAGKSTLDHVQKLMKHPLFSQDNPNRVRALIGAFATENPTSFHRIDGASYHFLCQLILEIDKKNPQLASRLLTIMRSWQQWEPIRQKKLEMALKTIAAAPKLSSDVADIINRILT, encoded by the coding sequence ATGAAACAACCAGTAACGCCCATTTATCGTTTAGAAGATTACCAACCAACACCCTACGCTATACCCAAAATACAGCTTAACTTCTGTCTGGAACCCACAAAAACGTGTGTTACAGCAACATTATTCATTGAACCTCGTAACGATACAAAAGAATTCACGCCTCTTATACTTTCTGGTGATGAACTTACTCTAATTTCCATTTTTCTCAATGGTAAAAAATTAGCTGAAAATGCTTATAAGAGCACCCCATCATATCTAGAAATTACACGCCCACCAGCGGCCCCTTTTACATTGGAATTGATAACGGAAATTAATCCTGCACAAAACAGTCAACTCATGGGACTTTATCTTTCCAATGGGGTCTACTGCACACAATGCGAAGCAGAAGGTTTTCGTCGCATCACTTATTTTTATGATCGCCCAGATGTTCTTTCTACTTACACAGTAAAAATTGAAGCAGATTCTCAGACAACTCCTATCTTGCTCTCTAATGGCAATCTTGTTGAAACAGGAACTTTGGATAATAACCGCCACTTTGCTGTTTGGACAGATCCTTATCCAAAACCGTCTTATCTCTTTGCTTTAGTTGGTGGAAATCTTGACCAGTTAAAAGATTATTTCACTACCGCATCTGGACGACGTGTCAAACTTGGGATCTATGTAGAAAAAGGAAAAGCTGAATACGCAATGTATGCAATGGATGCACTCAAACGTTCTATGCGTTGGGATGAGGAGTGTTTTGGGCGCGAATATGATCTTGATGTTTTCAATATTGTTGCCGTTTCAGACTTCAATATGGGAGCAATGGAAAATAAAGGCCTGAATATTTTTAACGATAAATACATTCTTGCAGATCCTGAAACAGCAACTGATCGCGATTATAAAAATATTGAACGCATCATCGCACACGAATATTTCCACAATTGGACTGGCAATCGTATAACCTGTCGGGATTGGTTTCAACTTTGTTTAAAAGAAGGATTAACGGTTTACCGGGATCAGGAATTTTCTTCCGATCAAAATGTACGCAGCTTACAACGAATTGAAAATATAAAAATGTTGAAAGCTACTCAATTTCCTGAGGATTCTGGCCCACTAGCTCATCCCGTCCGCCCCCGCCAATATAGTGAAATCAACAATTTTTATACTACGACCGTCTATGAAAAAGGGGCAGAAGTAGTCCGCATGGTGCACACTATCTTAGGCTCAACTCTTTTCCGTAAAGGTATGGATCTTTATTTTCAACGACATGATGGACAAGCTTGTACTATTGAGGATTTTATCTCCTGTTTTGCTGAAGTCTCTGGCCAAGATTTTTCACAATTTATGCTGTGGTATGAACAAGCGGGAACACCCAATGTAGAAATTGATAGCCATTATAATGAGGGTATTTTAACAATTCATGCGAAACAATATATTCCAAAAACACCGCAACAAAACAAAAAAAGCCCCATGCTTATCCCTATTGCTTTTGGCTTATTGGGACATAATGGGGAGCCACTAACCTATGAGGCTGATAAAAATATTCAATCAGATGTTATGATGCTCTCTCAGGAAAGTCAGACTTTCACATTCAGAGGACTAAGTGAAAAACCTATTTTATCACTGCTTCGGAATTTTTCTGCTCCTATTACTTTACATATACCATTCGATGAAAGTGAACTCATTTTTCTTGCTCAAAACGATAGTAATCAAATCAATCGCTGGCAATCACTTAATTATCTAATGACTCAAACTCTTATTCAAGCAATTAAGGATAAAACGCTTGAAAAGATAGCCATGCCCTCCAAGCTGCTTACATTGATCGCAACCATTGTCAAAGATGAAAATCTTGAACCTGAGTTTCGTGCATTGTGCTTAAGTTTACCGAGTGAAATTGAACTTGCGCACACACTCACTAACAATATCGATCCAGATCGCATTTATGATGTGCGTAATCAATTTTTAGCTTCAATCGCACACACTCATCAAGAACTCTTCGCAACAATTTATGCACAAATGCAAATAAAAGAGCCTTATTCACCAAACACTGTGCAAACCGGAAAACGAGCACTACGCAACATTATATTAGATTATCTTTCTCTCGCAGAAAACAAACCGGATCACGCTATCACACAATACGAAATGTCTGATAATATGACTGATCGCATAGCGAGCCTAAATATTTTAGTACAGCGCTTTAACAAGAGCAAACAAACACAAAATGCTTTAAGTGATTTTGAAACTCGATATAAGAACAACCCCTTAGTCATGGATAAGTGGTTCTCTATCCAAGCGATAGTTGCAGGAAAATCAACACTTGATCATGTTCAAAAACTCATGAAGCATCCACTATTTTCACAGGACAATCCCAATCGAGTTCGTGCTTTAATTGGTGCCTTTGCTACTGAAAATCCAACAAGTTTTCATAGAATAGACGGTGCATCTTATCATTTCCTGTGCCAACTTATTCTAGAAATTGACAAAAAAAATCCACAACTTGCTTCTCGTTTGTTAACAATTATGCGCTCTTGGCAACAGTGGGAACCCATTCGGCAGAAAAAACTTGAAATGGCATTAAAAACAATTGCAGCAGCACCTAAATTATCAAGCGATGTAGCGGATATTATCAATCGCATACTCACTTAA
- a CDS encoding uracil-DNA glycosylase: protein MSQQTQCPISYEELLSFYKESGADAALADEPINRFNQSPSSEQKLKQTCDIPSHQQTPPTIKLNAPPLNHPDTTQHALSAIEMAKNAKTLDELKSALLAFDGCSLKMTAKNTCFSDGTAGSPLMLIGEAPGREEDIQGIPFVGKAGILLNKILASIGLTRENVYIANTVPWRPPGNRTPTAREMALCRPFIERQIQLANPRILVALGGTAVQFFTGTQSGIVRIRGKWLTYETEDKVKIPVMPTFHPAYLLRTPSQKKLTWIDFLEVKNRLNNLS, encoded by the coding sequence ATGTCACAACAAACGCAATGTCCAATCTCGTATGAAGAATTGCTAAGCTTTTATAAAGAAAGTGGTGCAGATGCCGCGCTTGCGGATGAACCCATTAACCGCTTTAATCAATCTCCTTCTTCAGAGCAGAAATTAAAACAGACATGTGATATCCCTTCCCATCAACAAACACCACCAACTATAAAACTCAATGCCCCTCCACTTAATCATCCCGATACAACGCAACACGCGCTCTCAGCCATCGAAATGGCAAAAAATGCCAAAACTCTCGACGAATTAAAATCTGCTCTTTTGGCTTTTGACGGTTGTTCATTAAAAATGACAGCTAAAAATACCTGTTTTTCAGATGGGACAGCAGGAAGCCCACTCATGCTTATAGGAGAAGCACCAGGACGAGAAGAGGATATACAAGGGATTCCATTCGTAGGAAAGGCAGGCATATTACTTAACAAAATACTGGCATCTATTGGTCTAACAAGAGAAAATGTTTACATAGCTAATACTGTTCCTTGGCGTCCACCGGGCAATCGCACACCAACAGCAAGAGAAATGGCATTATGCCGCCCCTTTATTGAACGTCAAATTCAACTCGCTAACCCTCGTATCCTGGTAGCTCTGGGAGGGACTGCTGTACAATTTTTTACTGGAACTCAAAGCGGAATTGTCCGCATAAGGGGGAAATGGCTTACCTATGAAACAGAAGATAAAGTTAAAATACCGGTCATGCCAACCTTTCATCCTGCCTATCTTTTACGAACACCTAGTCAAAAAAAGCTCACATGGATAGACTTTCTAGAAGTTAAAAATCGTTTAAATAACCTTTCGTAA
- a CDS encoding hydroxymethylpyrimidine/phosphomethylpyrimidine kinase, giving the protein MALIPSILVVAGTDPTGGAGIVRDIETTAHFQIKASLAITSVNVQNNNHVAEIAPMSGKFVAAQMQVALEANPISAIKIGMTGTQEIIAEICNILKNYNHIPVVLDPVFVASSGGRLTTEKIIEIMNNKLLPHIDILTPNMKELALLSQSPLASNHQEAMQQAKKLLSLGPRYILVKGGHADGPFATDSLISQTEVINISAPRLKGTMRGTGCILSSAIATRLALNETMTDAVKNAKAYIHTLLLTHCQKDH; this is encoded by the coding sequence ATGGCGTTGATACCCTCTATTCTTGTTGTTGCAGGTACCGACCCAACAGGTGGTGCTGGTATTGTTCGTGATATAGAAACGACTGCACACTTTCAAATAAAAGCAAGTTTAGCGATTACCTCTGTTAATGTGCAAAATAACAACCACGTTGCTGAAATTGCTCCCATGAGCGGAAAATTCGTTGCCGCACAAATGCAGGTAGCCTTAGAAGCTAACCCAATAAGTGCAATCAAAATTGGTATGACAGGCACTCAGGAAATTATAGCAGAGATCTGTAATATACTAAAAAATTACAACCATATTCCTGTTGTTCTTGACCCTGTTTTTGTCGCCTCATCAGGAGGAAGACTCACAACAGAAAAAATTATAGAAATTATGAATAATAAACTACTTCCTCATATTGACATTTTAACACCAAATATGAAAGAATTAGCTCTTCTTAGCCAAAGTCCATTGGCCTCTAATCATCAAGAGGCAATGCAACAAGCAAAAAAACTCCTTTCACTTGGTCCACGTTATATATTGGTTAAAGGTGGGCATGCTGATGGTCCATTTGCAACAGATAGCTTAATTAGCCAAACTGAAGTTATCAATATTTCCGCTCCACGTTTAAAAGGAACAATGCGGGGTACAGGTTGCATTCTTTCAAGCGCTATTGCTACGCGTTTAGCACTTAATGAAACTATGACTGACGCTGTCAAAAATGCAAAAGCGTATATTCACACACTTCTTTTAACCCATTGCCAAAAAGATCATTAA
- a CDS encoding thiamine phosphate synthase, whose product MKLDPFYLIVDNADWIERCVPLGIKLVQLRIKNKDTELIRHHIKRAKNICDQFGAQFIVNDYWEIAIDEKCDFIHLGQEDLNNADIPAIRKNGIKFGLSTHDEYELDIALSFCPEYIALGPIYPTILKKMKWPPQGLEKIKQWKKLIGPLPLVGIGGLTPERAINVLQVGANSAAAITDIILHKKPKERVQQWIKVTQKWR is encoded by the coding sequence ATGAAACTCGATCCATTTTACCTCATTGTTGACAATGCTGACTGGATCGAACGTTGTGTCCCCCTTGGGATAAAGCTTGTGCAATTACGTATAAAAAATAAAGATACAGAACTCATAAGACACCATATAAAACGAGCAAAAAATATATGTGATCAATTTGGAGCACAATTCATCGTTAATGATTATTGGGAAATAGCCATTGATGAAAAATGCGATTTTATTCATCTCGGACAGGAAGACTTAAACAATGCTGACATTCCTGCAATCCGTAAAAATGGTATAAAATTTGGTCTTAGCACCCACGATGAATATGAATTGGATATCGCTCTATCTTTTTGCCCTGAATATATTGCGCTTGGCCCTATTTACCCAACAATTTTGAAAAAAATGAAGTGGCCCCCACAAGGACTAGAAAAAATCAAACAATGGAAAAAACTGATTGGCCCTTTACCTCTCGTTGGCATTGGTGGTTTAACACCAGAACGAGCAATCAATGTTTTGCAAGTAGGGGCTAATAGTGCCGCTGCTATCACTGATATTATTTTACATAAAAAACCTAAAGAACGTGTCCAACAGTGGATAAAAGTAACCCAAAAATGGCGTTGA
- a CDS encoding thiazole synthase: protein MLNFYGHEFSSRLLLGTAQYPSPEILRKVIDKSGTEIVTVSLRRETAGGKHSGQFWQFLKELNVTILPNTAGCYTIKEAVTTAQLARDLFKTPWIKLEVIGNPDTLQPNIFALVEAAQILNNEGFQIFAYTTDDLIVAEKLLEVGCRVIMPWCAPIGSAKGPRDTDGLRSIRAYLPDLTLVIDAGIGRPSHATIAMELGYDAILLNTAVAKSGDPVLMAEAFSKAVNAGYMAYKAGILEARDVAVPSTPIIGKAVFS, encoded by the coding sequence ATGTTGAATTTTTATGGCCATGAATTCTCATCTCGCCTTTTATTAGGTACAGCTCAATATCCATCACCAGAAATCCTGCGTAAAGTTATTGATAAATCTGGCACAGAAATTGTAACAGTTTCATTACGTCGAGAAACTGCAGGGGGAAAACATAGCGGACAATTTTGGCAATTTCTTAAGGAACTTAACGTCACAATACTACCCAATACCGCTGGTTGTTACACAATTAAAGAAGCTGTTACGACAGCGCAATTAGCACGCGATCTATTTAAAACACCTTGGATTAAACTCGAAGTTATTGGTAACCCGGATACATTACAACCAAATATTTTTGCCTTAGTTGAAGCAGCACAAATTTTAAATAATGAGGGATTCCAAATTTTTGCCTACACAACAGATGATCTCATCGTTGCCGAAAAACTCCTTGAAGTTGGTTGTCGAGTTATTATGCCTTGGTGTGCTCCTATTGGGTCTGCCAAAGGCCCTCGTGATACAGATGGATTACGCTCTATCCGAGCTTATCTTCCTGATCTTACTCTTGTTATTGATGCAGGCATTGGGCGCCCATCACATGCTACCATTGCTATGGAGCTTGGTTATGATGCAATTTTACTCAACACCGCTGTCGCTAAATCAGGTGATCCTGTCTTGATGGCTGAAGCATTTTCTAAAGCTGTTAACGCGGGATATATGGCCTATAAAGCAGGTATACTAGAAGCACGCGATGTAGCTGTGCCTTCAACACCCATCATTGGGAAAGCAGTATTTTCATGA
- the thiS gene encoding sulfur carrier protein ThiS codes for MKIFVNDEIIQTDVTYLNLLLEELGYKGNWLATAVNSEVVSSDARGQYALHEGDRIEILSPMQGG; via the coding sequence ATGAAAATATTTGTCAATGATGAAATAATCCAAACAGACGTCACCTATTTAAATTTACTACTTGAAGAATTAGGTTATAAGGGAAATTGGCTAGCAACTGCTGTCAATTCTGAAGTTGTCTCTTCAGATGCACGCGGTCAATATGCTTTGCATGAAGGAGATAGAATTGAAATTCTAAGCCCAATGCAAGGAGGTTGA